The DNA segment CTTACATGAGGGCGATCAATAAAAGCAGCAAAACTTTCTCGTGTATGATCTGTCACAAAACAGTATCATCTGAGAAGAATCTTAAACGGCACATTAAGAAATTGCATGGGTATGTACAGCTAGACACCATGGTTATTAAATTTTGGTATCTGTATCTAATAAGCAAATTACCAAAGAAGAATTGTAGAATATTTATTGTGACTTTTTGTTAATTCAAGCTATGGTCAATTGCTTACCAGAATTAACACCATCttgtaatttcaaaaaatagcagtgacagaaatatttttaagtggATGTTGCTTTAGCTAAGCCAATATTGCAGCCATCAAAATTATATCAGGTTTCATTATTAGCCAATATTTATATGAAGAGCAATGCTCTTAAAAATTGATAGTCACCGAAAATGATAACTATGGACaggaaaacaataaaaacagttttaaggTAAGACATTCAGGTCCCATGAATAGTAGTATTATTCAGTTCTGTTTGTGAGatcatgtaaaaaaattaatgaataGATCGTTCCATTTTCAATCACCTGTTTATTGAGGTTGCAGATATGCTGTGTGATTAATAGGGGGCCTCTTGGAATTTTCTTCCATAatcatttttgtaaatttttaacatctgAAAATTGTTTGTGTTGATGCTATCAAATATGCAACCATGGCATTTGGCATTGAATGATGTGTTTTTATGGCTGATTTATTTGATGAATGATGAATTTCGATACCAAACGATTCAACAAATACCGTATATCTGTATACTGTAATTTGATATCCCCACCAACCCAGCTAACTGCCTAACTGTCAAGGAAgcgtctttatttttttcttcgtttactttagtgagaaatttcactttttctgcaaaacttttctATACCATTCTATtttacaagatggacgcaattgtaccgaagtaaaagcgactatgaagctggcacggccttatatcagttcattgtcgattgttactgcatcgatcgtcattgtttcaccataatcactcataatgcaattgcatcttgtgttaaaacggaCGAAgcattgtttattgtgtcataacctaactataggaattgcgaacctgtgtccgaattaagcggagaattgtccgaattaacgggagttttttacgttcaatttttacttttgttccgttcccgagcattttggccgaataaagcggttgtccgggttatccggtgtccgaattaagcggattcgactgtatatatatatatatatatagtaaaTTCCTATTGAGACATTTTTGTGATGTTTAATAGGGATTATTACAACATAAGCATATGTATATAACTCTTTCCAATCTATGTGTTGAACTGTAATTAATAACAGCTTTTcagtaaattaattaaatcgGTTTTCCATGTTttgtataattatatatatatatgtactgtatataaattAATGTTATTACAAGTTTTATGCAAGGCATCTTGCACAACcaagaaagcaaaaaataatggATTGATCCCCACAGGCCACAGCTGAAGGTTGTATTACATTAAAATTACAATAGAGGGTTAGATAAAGCAACATGTCGTATTGTATTAATCGGCATTCTTTTGTAAGAAAAACTGTACCTAGTGGCATAATTTAACTTTCGGATTTAAATTCTTATATTGGCCAAGCTTTGTTACTAATTGCGTACAGTTGCATATAAGGTCTACCTAATAACAATTTTCAACAGTTATTGTGTTTATTAATGTACTTAAGCatttaattatatatgtatattttaaaatcctACCTAAATCTTTAGTTGTCTACTTTTAAGGTTAATGCGTTTGTTTTGCTGGTGAAAAGAGATTCTGGTAAATCAATTGTTAAAGAAATAATTCACTTGCGAGTGGCTACTAGGTATGCCAGAaggatatttttgttttagaaaatgctttatctattttaaattttttttaattcaatcTTTGGTTTTAATTCTGATGTTGGCTAGAATTAAGTTAACCATTCTCATTGAATGCAGAACATCAAAGGCAACATAGTCAGTATTGTATAGACCATGACAATGccaattgttttatttcatagcCGTTCTACTTAAATAACAATCTGATGGAAAGAATCTTAGTCTTCATTAACATATTCAGTGCTGTCAAGTGTagaatatttaatgaaatttccTGTGCGATTTCATGTTTCAGCCTAAACGCAATACATGAATTATTGATGACTCTCATGCTTATCTCACTTTTTTGTATTGCCGATGTACACCATGTATTTACTTTCATTTGATCCTAATGACTAATAGGCTGCGTTGAATTAGATGTGGCTTTGTGCTATGCTAGTTTAGTGTAAGTAAGACTGGAAGTGTTTTGAGTTTAGCATTTATGTTCACCAATCACCATATGATCAtttattgcatattttaaaaatctagCAGCTAGCCATGCATATTTAATATGCTGAATTGGAAATTGCACAGTTAGCCAACCTAACAGATGTGTTTAGAGCAGTCCTAACGGCCAGATCATTTGTAGTTTGCAGAATATGTGGATACATCAGTGAGTAATTGAGCTTTTCTGTCAGTATGTGCAGCTATATAAATATGACCTTGTTGGTATgcttaaaatgaagttttaattGGTTAGTTTATGCAGGTTTTCACcatagtgtttaaaaatttattcacGAACCGTTGTTGACAGGTCTGTAGCTGAAACTAAATTTATGAACGGAAACTTACCTCAAGTGCTGCTGAATGCCAGTGCCATAGTGAGATATAGATAATGTACATGTTTCTAGTCTGCCTTATAAGGAATTCTATATGACGCTATATCCTGTTTTAGAATAACTTTACCACTTGAATGCTGAATAGCCAGTTGAAGTTTGTAATGTTATCAGTCTGGTTTCAGCCGCTGGTAAGTACAACAGTTTTCAATTAGAATGGAAAATTGGACCAGGATTATGAAGTATAagcacaaaaaatttgttttgctaaaaaaaaCATAGGCAAACcaagtttattaaaaaactGAGCAGAAGCCCTTCACAAATTTCTTAGTGCCTCAGAAACATTTATAAAGCAATTAATGAATGTAgtttatttgttgaaattcaCATGACCTTTATAAGAATTGGTTGAACTTGTAATGATTTTTATACATGATGTGATTTTGTTgtgtgaaaatagttttttatttcaccaGAGAAAGTGAAGGAAGCAAACAGCTTTGTTACAAATGTAATACAAGTTTTGATTCTGTAAGTGAGTTGCAAGCACACAACACCAAAGTTCACACTGAAGAGCCCACTTATAAGCATGATGTGAATTCAGCTAACAGTGCAGTGAACATGCAACAAGGTATGTGCCTATTAAAGGATCTTTTTCTTCAgcaaaaaaagtataacaatgtGTAGGCtaaaatttgtcataactTTGGTTGGGATAAACAGGTTTTGTTTATGAAGATGAGGATTAAGATTAACCtaatattttctttatcaaACATAATTCATTAAACAGCACACCACGCAAAAGGGAACCAGCAATCTCAACCGCAACCAGTTCATCCAGTGATTTATAACACTGAGCATCAACACCATAATTTTGTACAACAATGTGACCCAAGACAGCTTTCGGAATCTTCAAACTTTCTGCCACCTAATTGTCAACAACCATATATCTCTTCAACTGCTGTACAGAAAGAAGCTAATATGAACCCATACCTATTTTCGGAGCAACAGAATCTTCATAACCCCTATCCATGTGCTCCAGTGCAAGGTCAGGTTACTTTCAACCCAACGCCGTCTATTGTTTCTAGTTCACACCATGACATAAAACCTCATCTTGTTGATGCGTCCATTCTGGAAGCATCTATCAACAACCAACAGCAACCAATAGAGTCACAAATCTCTATCACAGATTCCCTTCGAACACCAATCAAAGAACAGGAAGTAACCAAACAGGAGCAGAATCCCTCTTCATTTTTATCTGAAGAGCGATCTCTTGATTTGAACAGTTCTACTTGTAACAAAGATAGTAGCTCTGTATCAGAAGCATTTTCAAAGGCCATGAAAACTCTATCAGACTTCTCATATGACGATTACACTCTGCAGGTGGATGCTGCAGACTATTTACCGGCTGCACCCTCAGTTTTTCGTTCTAATTCTCCACTGCCCAACTTCCATTTTCCAAGCTCTGTGCAAGTTGCTGAACCTTGTGCAACAACAGTCCCTGTTTCCTATTCAATTACACAACCTGCTCAAGTCAGTCAGCCAGTATTTGTTGTCGGCCCTGCTGTTCCGTTTTCAGAAGTGGCATCTGGCCATACACAAGTTCAGACATCTGCTGCTTCTACAGATGTAGCACCACCAGAAATTCCCACCTATAAATCACAACCAGGCAAACCGAGCTCAATTGTGTCCAGTGGCTCAGTGGAATGTGCAAATCTACCATTGCAGGCTAGAAGGGGCCGTCCAAAAAAGAGGCGTGGCACTGAAGACGAAGAGGGTGAATATGGAGCACAAACCATGATTCTGAAAGAATTTGATGATGGAATaacattgaaatttaattgcaCTGTTTGCAATCAGACCTATGATGTAAGGAACTTTCCCATTGAATTGAATTATTGGCTAatagtaaaaataaattttatctgCATTCTTTACTAAATTAAAGTTCATATTTCAACTtagattttttatcaaattctGTCAATATTGCTTTCAGGGCATTGATAATCTCATGCATCACGTTGAAGGTGTTCATTTAAGTGTCAACCCGAATGAATGCTGTATATGTAATAAGAGATTTGCACAAGCTGGCAATGTGAAGCGACACATTCGTTTTGTGCATTTGCGTGAACGTCCATTCAGGTGCAGAGAATGTGACTCAACTTTTGACAGGTATATAAATCTTTAAAACTTCAAACAACATGTTATCCtgttaaattatttgttttcttGATTAGGTGCGTTAATAATTATTTGTAAAAGTCAATTACAGAGCATACTTactacttttttaatcaaaataagtagtcatgtttttttttataaatctgCCAATTATGATTTATTATGTAAACAAGTTGTCATGGTATCAGCAGACCACATGAAATTGAAGATCTAATGTCTTGTTGCTAAAACAGTGAGTTTTTTAAATCTAAGCATGATGGaagttttaatgttttctaGATTATGTTACTTGCAACGTCACATGCGATCTCACATTGATTCCAAAGTTAACAGCCCAGACACAGCACACTTGAATCCTTGTAACTGTCCGGAATGTGGCAAACGCTGTCTCACTGCTCATCATCTACGTGGGCACATGCAAAGAAAGCACTTTGCTAAAAACAAGAAGCAATCTGGGAGTTTAGTTAAGAAATATGGTCATCTTTTCGGAGGGAGCGAATTTCAGACTATGCTTGGTGTGAAAGAACTTGATGAGTTTGGAAGGCCAATTAATCCCACCGGAAAATCCAAGAGTAGGAAGACTAGTAGACAAATGGTAAGAATTGCTATTATTATCTTGTTGGTTTTAAGACTTTGATAAGGTAACTTCAATGCTTTGGCAACTCTTCATTGTCcattgttttcaaaagaatGGAATCAATTCTCAAATATATAAGGAAAAGAAGGAAGCTAACTGTAGTAATCTCTTAAATGGAGTTGGTAACATAATGGTAACTTCTCACCAAAACCCGGCCAGTAATGAGTTACAAGTTAATCCTGAAATTCAAGTAAGTTCCCCTAATTTATGTATTGAAGACTATATCATGAAACTTGTGGAAGGTATTGGCCAATAGAACTATGCTATCAATACcgtttttggttttgtttagAAACCGAAATTCCCAACATCCCTCAACAACACATCTTCCATGATGGCTCCAAGAGCCTATGCCGTAACAAATGCAGTTGTAAAACCAACAACCAAAATATCTAAACAAAAACCGCACTCTCATGCTGGTCCTTCAATGGGTAAAAAAGGGAACAAGTCAAAAAAGAGTCAGTTTAGGTTGTATAATAACCTtggaaaatttaataaaaacaaacagcgTCAGCTCTTGCAATACAAATGCCAACATTGCCCAAGTCGCAGGTTTCCGAGCCTTTCCTTGCTCAAGAGCCACATTGCAGTGGAGCATCACAGCACTACACATCGTCATCTTTGTCTACTATGCGGTCGGAGTTACTCTACAAGAAGTTTACTGGTTGTTCACGTCAAGAAGAGCCATGAGCAAAAAGCTAGTGTTAGAGCTAGAAAGAACAACTCAACTGTGCCACCATTTGGTAAAATTACCCTTCATAGAAAAGTTGATAAAAGCAGTCCCTGTCAAAGCATCTCTGACAAACATGCAAAAATGCCACTACCAGGCAGTTTTGAGCTTAAGTCTGACTATCAGCCCCAGCCTTATCCTTCTGTGTCACACATACCAACGCATTCAATGCTTCAAACATGAAACTGCCATAGAGCTTAGAATTCTTGCTAGTGATCCTATATTACCTGTAAAAAGTTTTCCATGGTGTTCTGTTGATCAATATTTTCCAATGTGTCATCAAATTGTACTAGTGCGTTTGCTGCTTTTAGTTTTGTCTATTAGCTTTTACCTTACATTTGTAATGTTTCATTTGGCACTACCATGTACAATGAAATCTTGGTATTAATTTGCTAAGTGTATCCTCTCATTAGATGCTTCTTTCCAATACAAACAGttctaaaatttgtttatctATGTGATCCAACCTCTACAGCAACTTCGTGATATTAACAGTAATGCAGTTTCTTCATTGATGGAGCTATTTCTCTAGTCACTGTCATTAcctaaaattttataatgtttttatgttatcgTTTTATTGGTATCTTTGCACAATAATGGTCACATCTTCAA comes from the Clavelina lepadiformis chromosome 5, kaClaLepa1.1, whole genome shotgun sequence genome and includes:
- the LOC143458882 gene encoding uncharacterized protein LOC143458882; the protein is MIASSASNSREVLASMETTSHSAHSYLTQSIDMSDIPAQKDSFVAATTTSGQKQQMTYSSAPLPPSQHDWSHPISQTYNLLPNSSHMVTSHTSLLPSDPGVPVNSQAYPAPYSQNPALTQNATFNINNNNHLAYSQSSVPLAGGKPPYYDGSQPLSQSVPNATPQSDIWPHSAHYMNKPEAPPNAFHAPDPNVKTSAFENSENRGNGRVVRSFPCPKCAKVFKRGDHLKRHLLSVHDRDHPYQCGECPKGFASIDSLIKHNQSSHPDLITSGHLCVRCGIRFATLVEIENHANTLHEEQDIAYMRAINKSSKTFSCMICHKTVSSEKNLKRHIKKLHGESEGSKQLCYKCNTSFDSVSELQAHNTKVHTEEPTYKHDVNSANSAVNMQQAHHAKGNQQSQPQPVHPVIYNTEHQHHNFVQQCDPRQLSESSNFLPPNCQQPYISSTAVQKEANMNPYLFSEQQNLHNPYPCAPVQGQVTFNPTPSIVSSSHHDIKPHLVDASILEASINNQQQPIESQISITDSLRTPIKEQEVTKQEQNPSSFLSEERSLDLNSSTCNKDSSSVSEAFSKAMKTLSDFSYDDYTLQVDAADYLPAAPSVFRSNSPLPNFHFPSSVQVAEPCATTVPVSYSITQPAQVSQPVFVVGPAVPFSEVASGHTQVQTSAASTDVAPPEIPTYKSQPGKPSSIVSSGSVECANLPLQARRGRPKKRRGTEDEEGEYGAQTMILKEFDDGITLKFNCTVCNQTYDGIDNLMHHVEGVHLSVNPNECCICNKRFAQAGNVKRHIRFVHLRERPFRCRECDSTFDRLCYLQRHMRSHIDSKVNSPDTAHLNPCNCPECGKRCLTAHHLRGHMQRKHFAKNKKQSGSLVKKYGHLFGGSEFQTMLGVKELDEFGRPINPTGKSKSRKTSRQMNGINSQIYKEKKEANCSNLLNGVGNIMVTSHQNPASNELQVNPEIQKPKFPTSLNNTSSMMAPRAYAVTNAVVKPTTKISKQKPHSHAGPSMGKKGNKSKKSQFRLYNNLGKFNKNKQRQLLQYKCQHCPSRRFPSLSLLKSHIAVEHHSTTHRHLCLLCGRSYSTRSLLVVHVKKSHEQKASVRARKNNSTVPPFGKITLHRKVDKSSPCQSISDKHAKMPLPGSFELKSDYQPQPYPSVSHIPTHSMLQT